A single genomic interval of Rhododendron vialii isolate Sample 1 chromosome 3a, ASM3025357v1 harbors:
- the LOC131321352 gene encoding cation/H(+) antiporter 4-like: MLLKELKILNSELGRLALASSLSSEILDITLAFIMNTLRSFMEDHSLSSTLQLIGLIICFILVVIIIIRPAMLWIVKQTPEGRPVKDSYICSVILLILLAGAFTHWIGEFPILGPFILGFAVPDGPPLGSALADKLDSFVSGLFIPLFMTLISLRVNLQAINLSNPYAISIVVLIIVVFLAKVVACIIPACICRVPFKDALALGLIMSSKGIVQMSFYSFFRDDQAFNEETFALLVTSTAVASVVLPLLVKQLYDPSQKYAGYQKRSIMHSKQGGEIRIVMCIHRPDNILAFLNLIDISCPTRESPMMVYALHLIELHSRALPLFISHENHQNPEESPYCGDVVYAFGHHERRHKGSICALAFTAISPRKLMHEDICTLALNKTASLTVIPFHRKWAVDGTVESEDFELRSVNCKILDMTPCSVGILVDRGRHQGGLSGSDDREALFYAKRMAKSRTSGIGLSMVNFKPMVCEASDEGKKRDSEVLNEFTNVGGGEMVYVEEVVKDGAETELIVGEMVGEFDLIIVGRHWGVEFPQTLGLKGWSELPEMGVIGDILSSSDLKGRASVLVVQQQKTTA, translated from the exons ATGCTTCTCAAAGAGCTCAAAATCCTCAATTCAGAGCTCGGTCGGTTAGCACTAGCTTCATCTCTCTCCAGTGAAATACTAGACATAACTCTCGCATTCATAATGAATACGCTTAGGTCTTTCATGGAAGACCATTCGTTATCAAGCACACTTCAGCTCATCGGATTGATTATTTGTTTCATTCTTGTTGTCATTATCATCATTCGGCCTGCAATGCTATGGATCGTCAAACAGACACCAGAAGGAAGGCCTGTCAAGGACTCATACATTTGCTCTGTCATTCTGCTTATTTTACTCGCTGGTGCATTTACTCACTGGATTGGAGAATTTCCTATATTGGGTCCTTTTATCCTCGGATTTGCTGTACCAGATGGACCGCCACTGGGGTCCGCATTGGCTGATAAGCTCGATTCCTTTGTTTCCGGTCTGTTTATACCACTTTTCATGACCTTGATCTCATTGAGGGTGAATCTGCAAGCCATAAATCTGTCTAACCCGTATGCGATTTCTATTGTCGTCCTCATCATTGTGGTTTTCTTGGCGAAGGTTGTTGCGTGTATCATACCTGCATGTATTTGCCGAGTGCCCTTCAAGGATGCTCTAGCCTTGGGCCTCATCATGAGCTCTAAAGGCATCGTTCAAATGTCCTTCTACAGCTTCTTCAGAGATGATCAG GCATTCAATGAGGAGACATTTGCATTGCTTGTGACTAGCACAGCAGTGGCATCAGTGGTCCTTCCACTCTTGGTAAAACAACTCTACGATCCATCACAGAAATATGCAGGCTACCAAAAAAGAAgcatcatgcattccaaacaaGGTGGTGAGATACGTATAGTCATGTGTATCCACAGGCCAGACAACATCTTGGCATTCCTCAACCTCATCGACATCTCCTGTCCGACCAGAGAAAGCCCTATGATGGTTTATGCCCTTCACCTAATCGAGCTCCACAGTCGAGCTCTTCCCCTCTTCATCTCTCACGAAAATCATCAAAATCCCGAAGAAAGCCCCTACTGCGGCGATGTGGTCTACGCTTTCGGTCACCATGAGAGAAGGCACAAAGGGAGCATTTGCGCACTGGCCTTCACGGCGATTTCTCCGCGAAAACTAATGCATGAAGATATATGTACTCTTGCTCTGAACAAAACTGCTTCCCTAACAGTAATCCCATTTCACCGAAAATGGGCGGTTGATGGGACGGTTGAGTCGGAAGATTTTGAGCTGAGGTCAGTTAATTGTAAAATCCTTGACATGACTCCTTGTTCTGTTGGGATCCTAGTTGATCGTGGTCGCCATCAGGGGGGCCTCTC GGGGAGCGATGACCGTGAGGCTTTGTTTTACGCCAAACGGATGGCAAAGAGTAGGACCTCGGGCATCGGACTATCCATGGTTAATTTCAAACCCATGGTATGTGAAGCTTCTGATGAAGGGAAAAAGCGAGACTCTGAGGTGTTGAACGAGTTTACGAACGTTGGTGGGGGGGAAATGGTCTACGTGGAGGAGGTAGTGAAAGATGGGGCGGAAACTGAGTTGATAGTAGGGGAAATGGTGGGCGAATTCGACCTCATAATCGTGGGGAGACATTGGGGTGTGGAGTTTCCACAGACGTTGGGGTTGAAAGGGTGGAGTGAGTTGCCGGAGATGGGAGTGATCGGAGACATTCTTTCGTCGTCGGATCTCAAGGGTAGAGCATCTGTGCTGGTGGTGCAGCAACAGAAAACCACTGCCTAA
- the LOC131321351 gene encoding uncharacterized protein LOC131321351, giving the protein MSSSVVGDGGASWRLKALKHAQELAAREGQNFKEVVEDPWGSMGQLAVSVAPRTAASSHAHLYAINNRKWGLTGEHQIVVENHNEKIPGKNTDVESLRDVSCCRSEMKVPKLHDSLSWGKQKDFGLISSALSSLNEFANDGSSMNEVTRQKDDEPNGSVGSPNRERKVESESIPSASFTVVNT; this is encoded by the exons ATGTCTTCTTCTGTTGTTGGAGACGGGGGTGCCAGCTGGAGATTAAAAGCCTTGAAGCATGCTCAAGAGCTGGCGGCCCGCGAAGGACAGAATTTTAAGGAG GTTGTGGAAGATCCGTGGGGATCAATGGGTCAGCTAGCGGTTTCTGTGGCACCTCGTACAGCTGCTTCATCGCATGCTCACCTCTATGCCATAAACAATAGAAAGTGGGGCTTAACAGGGGAACATCAAATAGTTGTAGAGAATCACAATGAAAAGATACCTGGCAAG AATACTGACGTAGAAAGCCTGCGGGATGTATCTTGTTGTCGTTCGGAGATGAAAGTTCCTAAACTTCATGATTCTTTATCTTGGGGCAAGCAGAAGGATTTCGGCCTTATCTCTAGTGCATTGTCAAGCTTAAATGAGTTTGCAAATGATGGAAGCTCTATGAATGAAGTTACTCGTCAGAAGGATGATGAACCTAACGGTTCTGTTGGCTctccaaacagagagagaaaa